A window from Kovacikia minuta CCNUW1 encodes these proteins:
- a CDS encoding response regulator transcription factor, producing MQQRLGSESSLIRVLILARSVVMRAGLEALISSSSELEVVGSFAVAESLAQQMEQLQPDVVLLEWEAASDRTLPLLNPNLDGDAMIRPMDSAPDTNTPSEAFRVSASPALVALVDDWQQATVTEALRLGVRGILPADATATEIVEAIQAAAIGLTVLHPDLVAALLANLPATTAPALPVDPQQALTAREIEVLGMLAEGLGNKAIARRLSISEHTVKFHIGSIFSKLNASSRTEAVILGARQGLILL from the coding sequence ATGCAGCAAAGACTTGGAAGCGAAAGCAGCTTGATTCGGGTGCTGATTCTGGCGCGATCGGTGGTGATGCGGGCAGGGTTGGAAGCACTGATTTCCAGCAGTTCTGAGCTGGAAGTGGTGGGTAGCTTTGCCGTCGCAGAATCCTTGGCGCAACAGATGGAGCAACTTCAACCTGATGTGGTTTTGCTGGAGTGGGAGGCAGCCAGCGATCGCACCCTGCCGCTGCTGAACCCCAACCTGGACGGAGACGCAATGATCCGTCCAATGGACTCGGCACCCGACACTAACACCCCATCGGAAGCATTTCGCGTCTCTGCTTCCCCCGCTTTGGTAGCGCTCGTGGATGACTGGCAACAGGCAACGGTGACAGAAGCACTGCGGCTAGGGGTGCGCGGCATATTGCCCGCCGATGCAACGGCAACTGAAATTGTCGAAGCAATTCAGGCAGCGGCGATCGGACTCACGGTGCTGCATCCCGATCTGGTTGCAGCACTCCTTGCTAATTTGCCTGCCACTACCGCGCCTGCATTGCCTGTTGACCCCCAGCAAGCACTCACTGCCCGTGAAATTGAAGTCCTGGGGATGTTAGCAGAGGGCTTGGGAAATAAAGCGATCGCCCGTCGCCTCAGCATTTCTGAACACACCGTCAAATTCCACATTGGTTCCATTTTCAGTAAGCTCAATGCCTCCAGCCGCACCGAAGCGGTGATTCTCGGTGCCCGTCAGGGACTCATTTTGTTGTAA